The Brachionichthys hirsutus isolate HB-005 chromosome 3, CSIRO-AGI_Bhir_v1, whole genome shotgun sequence genome has a window encoding:
- the LOC137911567 gene encoding transmembrane protein 42-like: protein MASGCLYAVAAGFLGAAASLCAKLSLGADYLRGACESGTSGGSAACEWLLPPLRLLCGGLLLSCNAVMWTFFSKALRHCSSSARATVTVTASNFISSAVLGRVIFGETHAALWWGGISLTLCGLFVLHGSSPQTFPKEEGEKEE from the exons ATGGCGTCGGGGTGTCTCTACGCGGTGGCGGCGGGATTCTTGGGCGCTGCCGCCTCGTTGTGCGCCAAGCTGTCCCTCGGAGCGGACTACCTGAGAGGCGCGTGCGAGTCCGGGACTTCCGGTGGGTCCGCGGCCTGTGAATGG ctcctcccccccctgcgGCTGCTCTGCGGGGGCCTGCTGCTCTCCTGCAATGCCGTCATGTGGACCTTCTTCTCCAAGGCCCTCCGtcactgctcctcctccgccagGGCCACCGTCACCGTCACCGCCTCCAACTTCATCTCCTCG GCCGTCTTGGGGAGGGTGATCTTTGGTGAGACCCACGCTGCCCTCTGGTGGGGGGGcatctctctcactctgtgtGGGTTGTTCGTGCTTCATGGGTCCTCACCTCAGACGTTCCCGAAGGAGGAGGGCGAAAAGGAGGAGTaa
- the kiaa1143 gene encoding uncharacterized protein KIAA1143 homolog isoform X1 translates to MNKNKARGVSWVRPAEPAFLKKFKDDVGYKEAATVDTKRQVTSSLDDDTGSDPADELPQVVVVQSGDLTGEDAQKIRDEMRARGGEDDGPPPDGKILFKKPAKRSSDTFQGITASTSKKKKTDGAEEDKGDKEDKGDKDKDKSERKVKNNSLLSFGGDEEEEED, encoded by the exons ATGAATAAGAACAAGGCCAGGGGCGTGTCGTGGGTGAGACCGGCGGAGCCGGCCTTCCTGAAGAAGTTTAAAGATGACGTCGGCTACAAAGAAGCAGCGACTGTCGATACGAAG CGGCAAGTGACGTCATCTCTGGACGACGATACCGGGAGTGATCCGGCGGACGAACTACCTCAAGTTGTGGTCGTACAGAGCGGAGACCTGACCGGAGAGGACGCGCAGAAGATCCGGGACGAAATGCGCGCCCGGGGTGGCGAAG ACGATGGACCTCCTCCTGATGGTAAAATCCTCTTTAAGAAACCAGCCAAGCGCTCCTCTGACACCTTTCAGGGCATCACCGCCAGCACcagcaaaaagaagaagaccgacggagcagaggaggacaagggggacaaggaggacaagggggacaaggacaaggacaagtcTGAAAGGAAAGTCAAGAATAACAGCCTTCTGTCATTTGGTggggacgaggaggaagaggaggattaa
- the kiaa1143 gene encoding uncharacterized protein KIAA1143 homolog isoform X2 — protein sequence MNKNKARGVSWVRPAEPAFLKKFKDDVGYKEAATVDTKRQVTSSLDDDTGSDPADELPQVVVVQSGDLTGEDAQKIRDEMRARGGEDDGPPPDGKILFKKPAKRSSDTFQGITASTSKKKKTDGGDKDKDKSERKVKNNSLLSFGGDEEEEED from the exons ATGAATAAGAACAAGGCCAGGGGCGTGTCGTGGGTGAGACCGGCGGAGCCGGCCTTCCTGAAGAAGTTTAAAGATGACGTCGGCTACAAAGAAGCAGCGACTGTCGATACGAAG CGGCAAGTGACGTCATCTCTGGACGACGATACCGGGAGTGATCCGGCGGACGAACTACCTCAAGTTGTGGTCGTACAGAGCGGAGACCTGACCGGAGAGGACGCGCAGAAGATCCGGGACGAAATGCGCGCCCGGGGTGGCGAAG ACGATGGACCTCCTCCTGATGGTAAAATCCTCTTTAAGAAACCAGCCAAGCGCTCCTCTGACACCTTTCAGGGCATCACCGCCAGCACcagcaaaaagaagaagaccgacgga ggggacaaggacaaggacaagtcTGAAAGGAAAGTCAAGAATAACAGCCTTCTGTCATTTGGTggggacgaggaggaagaggaggattaa
- the cndp1 gene encoding cytosolic non-specific dipeptidase — protein sequence MDRLLLPAALLLISTASAFQYKQLVQYIDRHQEEYVETLRDWVAIESDSSNVLKRPDLHCMMEMVAQKLRLLGGTVELVDIGEQELPDGQTLALPKVATAQFGSDPNKHTVCVYGHVDVQPAKLEDGWASDPYNLTDINGNLYGRGASDNKAPVLAWIHAVEAYQALTMELPVNVKFIIEGMEETGSNGLDAMILAQRESFFSDVDCFVISDCGWLSRRPAITYGTRGNCYFYAEVTGPKQDLHSGVYGGSVIEPMTDLIGILDTLISPSGKILIPGIRDAVAPLSDEEWRMYQDLEFDLDNYKNKTGINQLMYSNKVDLLAHRWRYPTVSIHGIQGAFSDSGTKTVIPAKVIGKFSIRQVPNMDPAVVKKQVTDYLHSVFDKRKSPNKLKVTMVIGAKPWLADPQEPVYEAGKAAVRTVFDVDPDLIREGGTIPIARTFQDVTGKSIIMLPIGGFDDGMHSQNEKISRYNFIEGTKLFATYLNEVSKIKKTSV from the exons ATGGATCGGCTACTTCTGCCTGCCGCCTTGCTGCTCATTTCTACTGCTTCTGCGTTCCAGTATAAACAGCTGGTGCAGTACATTGACAGGCACCAAGAAGAATATGTGGAG ACTCTGCGGGACTGGGTTGCAATCGAAAGCGACTCCAGCAACGTCTTGAAGCGGCCTGACCTTCACTGTATGATGGAGATGGTGGCTCAGAAGCTGAGGCTGCTGGGAGGGACCGTCGAGCTGGTGGACATCGGAGAACAAGAA CTTCCTGACGGCCAGACTTTAGCATTGCCTAAAGTGGCTACGGCTCAGTTTGGCAGTGACCCGAACAAACACACGGTGTGTGTCTACGGTCATGTGGACGTCCAGCCTGCAAAGCTGGAGGACGGCTGGGCATCAGATCCCTACAACCTGACTGACATCAATG GCAACCTCTATGGAAGGGGAGCGTCAGACAACAAGGCCCCGGTGTTAGCATGGATCCATGCTGTGGAGGCTTACCAGGCCCTGACAATG GAGCTGCCAGTGAACGTCAAGTTTATTATTGAGGGCATGGAGGAGACGGGTTCTAATGGGCTGGATGCCATGATCCTGGCCCAGAGAGAGTCCTTCTTTTCTGATGTCGACTGCTTTGTCATCTCTGACTGCGGCTGGCTCAGCAGAAGGCCCGCCATCACTTATGGCACCAGAGGCAACTGCTACTTCTATGCtgag GTTACAGGACCCAAACAAGACTTACATTCTGGGGTTTATGGAGGAAGCGTCATTGAACCAATGACAGACCTCATTGGCATTCTtg ACACACTGATCAGCCCCAGTGGGAAGATCCTGATTCCAGGGATCAGGGACGCTGTTGCCCCCCTCTCTGATGAAGAATGGAGAATGTACCAGGACCTCGAATTTGACCTTGACAACTACAAGAACAAGACTGGGATCAACCAGCTCATGTATAGCAACAAG GTGGACTTGTTAGCCCACAGATGGCGCTATCCCACTGTCTCCATCCACGGCATTCAGGGGGCCTTCTCTGATTCTGGCACAAAGACCGTCATCCCTGCTAAGGTTATCGGAAAGTTCTCCATCAGGCAAGTTCCCAACATGGACCCTGCTGTTGTTAAGAAACAG GTAACAGACTACCTTCATTCGGTGTTTGACAAGAGGAAGAGTCCGAACAAACTGAAAGTCACCATGGTGATCGGGGCAAAGCCCTGGCTGGCGGACCCACAGGAACCTGTCTATGAGGCCGGGAAGGCCGCTGTCAGGACAG TTTTTGACGTGGATCCTGATCTGATCCGTGAGGGCGGGACCATCCCTATTGCTCGAACCTTCCAGGATGTGACAGGAAAAAGCATCATCATGTTGCCCATTGGAGGCTTTGATGATGGGATGCATTCACAGAATGAGAAAATCAGCAG GTACAACTTCATTGAAGGTACCAAGTTATTTGCCACCTACCTGAATGAAGTATCGAAGATAAAGAAGACAAGTGTGTGA